One region of Bosea sp. 29B genomic DNA includes:
- a CDS encoding MarR family transcriptional regulator, with translation MVLEIKPTQALRLWREVHLDLVRDTQADLSVRQTAILLTIYLELPPHTVRGLAARLGVTKPVITRALDSMGKLGLVSRKRDELDKRNVVIQRTVAGALAVEHLADLVTARARELGSA, from the coding sequence ATGGTGCTGGAGATCAAGCCGACGCAGGCGCTCAGGCTCTGGCGCGAGGTGCATCTCGATCTGGTGCGCGACACGCAAGCCGATTTGTCGGTGCGCCAGACCGCGATCCTTCTGACCATCTATCTCGAATTGCCGCCGCACACCGTGCGCGGCCTCGCGGCGCGGCTCGGCGTCACCAAGCCGGTGATTACCCGCGCCCTCGACAGCATGGGCAAGCTCGGCCTCGTCAGCCGCAAGCGCGACGAGCTCGACAAGCGCAACGTGGTCATTCAGCGGACCGTCGCGGGCGCGCTGGCGGTCGAGCACCTCGCCGATCTCGTCACCGCGCGAGCGCGCGAACTGGGGTCAGCCTGA
- a CDS encoding NlpC/P60 family protein has protein sequence MSTNLDCRLTPARPDLAARHLDGQVEALAFVDPIPMRVVTPSVPLRREPRPDAPLDTEALAGEAVRVYEQHEGWAWGQLVGDSYVGYLPEDCLAGDAPMPTHRVCALRTFVYPGPSIKLPPLEALSLNAGVAVTGESGDFFTTAHSGHIFKQHLCPRDRHEPDFVAVAERFLHVPYFWGGKTSLGLDCSALVQLSLAAAGVAAPRDSDMQERGLGEVFAFDDGLEGLRRGDLVFWKGHVGIMTDADTLLHATAYTMSVISEPLHPARDRILARNGGPITAIRRLKAQ, from the coding sequence ATGAGCACGAATCTCGACTGCCGCCTCACCCCCGCCCGCCCGGACCTCGCCGCCCGTCATCTCGACGGCCAGGTCGAGGCGCTCGCCTTCGTCGACCCGATCCCGATGCGGGTGGTGACGCCGTCAGTGCCGCTGCGGCGCGAGCCGCGGCCGGATGCGCCGCTCGACACCGAGGCGCTCGCCGGCGAGGCGGTCAGGGTCTACGAGCAGCATGAAGGCTGGGCCTGGGGCCAGCTCGTCGGCGATTCCTATGTCGGCTACCTGCCGGAGGATTGCCTCGCCGGCGACGCGCCGATGCCGACCCATCGCGTCTGCGCGCTCAGGACCTTCGTCTATCCCGGTCCCTCGATCAAACTGCCGCCGCTGGAGGCGCTCTCGCTCAATGCCGGGGTGGCGGTCACCGGCGAGAGTGGCGACTTCTTCACCACTGCCCATAGCGGCCACATCTTCAAGCAGCATCTGTGCCCGCGCGACCGGCATGAGCCGGATTTCGTCGCCGTCGCCGAGCGTTTCCTGCACGTGCCCTATTTCTGGGGCGGCAAGACCAGCCTCGGCCTCGACTGCTCGGCGCTGGTCCAGCTCTCGCTGGCGGCCGCCGGCGTGGCGGCGCCGCGCGACTCCGACATGCAGGAGCGCGGGCTCGGCGAAGTCTTCGCCTTCGACGACGGCCTGGAGGGCCTGCGCCGCGGCGACCTCGTCTTCTGGAAGGGCCATGTCGGCATCATGACCGACGCCGACACGCTGCTGCACGCCACCGCCTATACGATGAGTGTGATCAGCGAACCCCTGCACCCGGCGCGCGACCGCATCCTTGCTCGCAATGGTGGCCCGATCACCGCAATTCGGCGGTTGAAGGCTCAGTAA
- a CDS encoding glyoxylate/hydroxypyruvate reductase A has translation MSLLLAITGWHVESWRERFAALLPELPIVTLGEPFDRRAVHYVASWKHPEGSLAGLPNLAAIFSLGAGVDHLFTDSRLPQAPIARVIDPDLTTRMSEYVVMHCLMQLRQQRRYERQQREKSWDDDRHQPAAREVRVGVMGLGELGQDAARKLQVIGFDVAGWSRSPKTIQGLVTFSGEDGLTAFLARTDILVVLLPHTPETEGILNRPLLARLARDGRLGGPALINAGRGKLQVETDILAALDAGELREAVLDVFGTEPLPQDSRLWTHPAVTVTPHNSAMSAPETVADQIAAQIRRLEAGGELQNVVDPSRGY, from the coding sequence ATGAGCCTGCTTCTGGCCATCACCGGCTGGCATGTCGAGAGCTGGCGCGAGCGCTTCGCGGCGCTGCTGCCCGAGCTGCCGATCGTCACGCTCGGCGAGCCCTTCGACCGGCGCGCCGTGCATTATGTCGCGAGCTGGAAGCATCCGGAGGGCAGCCTTGCCGGCCTGCCCAATCTCGCCGCGATCTTCTCGCTCGGCGCCGGCGTCGACCACCTCTTCACCGACAGCCGACTGCCGCAGGCGCCGATCGCCAGGGTGATCGATCCCGACCTGACGACGCGGATGAGCGAATATGTCGTCATGCACTGCCTGATGCAGCTGCGCCAGCAGCGCCGCTACGAGCGCCAGCAGCGCGAAAAGTCATGGGACGACGACCGCCACCAGCCGGCGGCACGCGAGGTCCGCGTCGGCGTCATGGGGCTGGGCGAGCTCGGCCAGGACGCGGCGCGCAAGCTGCAGGTGATCGGCTTCGACGTCGCCGGCTGGAGCCGCTCGCCGAAGACGATTCAAGGGCTCGTCACCTTCTCCGGCGAGGATGGCCTGACAGCCTTCCTCGCCCGCACCGACATACTGGTCGTCCTGCTGCCGCATACGCCGGAGACGGAAGGCATCCTGAACCGCCCACTGCTCGCCAGGCTGGCGCGCGACGGCCGGCTCGGCGGGCCGGCGCTGATCAATGCCGGCCGCGGGAAACTGCAGGTCGAGACGGACATCCTCGCAGCGCTCGACGCCGGCGAGCTCCGGGAGGCGGTGCTCGACGTGTTCGGGACCGAGCCGCTGCCGCAGGACTCGCGGCTCTGGACCCATCCGGCCGTGACGGTGACGCCGCACAACTCCGCCATGTCGGCGCCCGAGACCGTCGCGGACCAGATCGCCGCGCAGATCAGGCGGCTGGAGGCCGGCGGCGAGCTGCAGAACGTCGTCGATCCAAGTCGGGGTTACTGA
- the deoA gene encoding thymidine phosphorylase, whose amino-acid sequence MRLPQEIIAAKRDGERISANDIRQMIAGLTDGAVSEGQAAAFAMAIFFRDMDAEERVALTLAMRDSGTVLDWRDLPGPALDKHSTGGVGDTVSLPLAAAVAACGGYVPMISGRGLGHTGGTLDKLDAVPGYVTQPGIDLFRHVVREVGCAIIGQTADLAPADKRLYAIRDVTGTVESIPLITASILSKKLAAGLSGLAMDVKFGSGAFMRDFDKAQALAQSLSDVGNGAGLPTRALLTDMSEPLASAAGNALEVAYALDHLTGRRREPRFHEVTVALSAEMLLLGRLAATREEAVAKIEDAFASGAAAERFIHMIAALGGPADLLEHPERHFPRAPIVRPVFSDRPGLVEAIDTRGVGLAVVALGGGRTRPQDEIDHAVGITELAGLGDRVGPDKPLGVIHARSEAGFDAARIRLKSAYRRGETAVTRGPLIIPA is encoded by the coding sequence ATGCGCCTGCCGCAGGAGATCATCGCCGCCAAGCGCGACGGCGAGCGGATCAGTGCCAACGACATCCGCCAGATGATCGCTGGCCTGACCGACGGCGCGGTCAGCGAGGGCCAGGCCGCCGCCTTCGCCATGGCGATCTTCTTCCGCGACATGGACGCCGAGGAGCGCGTCGCGCTGACGCTGGCCATGCGCGATTCCGGCACGGTGCTCGACTGGCGCGACCTGCCGGGACCGGCGCTCGACAAGCACTCGACCGGCGGCGTCGGGGACACGGTCTCGCTACCGCTAGCCGCGGCAGTGGCGGCTTGCGGCGGCTATGTCCCGATGATCTCGGGCCGCGGCCTCGGCCACACCGGCGGCACGCTCGACAAGCTCGACGCCGTGCCGGGCTATGTGACCCAGCCGGGCATCGACCTCTTCCGCCATGTCGTGCGCGAGGTCGGCTGCGCCATCATCGGCCAGACCGCCGACCTCGCCCCGGCCGACAAGCGGCTCTATGCGATCCGGGACGTGACCGGCACGGTCGAGTCGATCCCGCTGATCACGGCCTCGATCCTGTCGAAGAAATTGGCCGCCGGCCTCTCCGGCCTCGCCATGGACGTGAAGTTCGGCTCCGGCGCCTTCATGCGCGATTTCGACAAGGCACAAGCGCTGGCGCAGAGCCTGTCGGATGTCGGCAACGGCGCCGGCCTGCCGACGCGAGCGCTGCTGACTGACATGAGCGAGCCGCTCGCCTCAGCCGCCGGCAATGCGCTCGAGGTCGCCTATGCGCTCGACCACCTGACTGGACGGCGACGCGAGCCGCGCTTCCACGAGGTCACGGTCGCGCTCTCCGCCGAGATGCTGCTGCTCGGCCGGCTGGCGGCGACACGCGAAGAAGCCGTCGCGAAGATCGAGGACGCCTTCGCCAGCGGCGCGGCGGCGGAGCGCTTCATCCATATGATCGCAGCGCTCGGCGGCCCGGCCGACCTGCTGGAGCATCCCGAGCGACACTTTCCGCGGGCGCCGATCGTCCGCCCGGTCTTCTCCGATCGGCCCGGCCTGGTCGAGGCGATCGACACGCGCGGCGTCGGCCTCGCCGTTGTCGCACTCGGCGGAGGCCGCACCCGGCCGCAGGACGAGATCGACCATGCCGTGGGGATCACCGAGCTCGCCGGGCTCGGCGATAGGGTCGGGCCGGACAAGCCGCTCGGCGTCATCCATGCCCGCAGCGAGGCCGGCTTCGACGCCGCCCGCATCCGCCTGAAGAGCGCCTATCGCCGCGGCGAGACCGCTGTTACGCGTGGGCCGCTGATCATTCCTGCTTAG
- the deoC gene encoding deoxyribose-phosphate aldolase codes for MSDADLALRALRLLDLTDLSDQASEAGTLQLCARAVAAPGPVAAICIWPQLLKLARQTLKASPVRIATVINFPAGNSNCNLIGSDITEAIADGADEIDLVLPWRAFLAGDAEIAREMVAEARGSCGDRTLKVILETGEYPDQGAVRAASELAIAAGADFIKTSTGKTKTSATPAAARTMLEAIKASGKPVGLKPSGGLRTLADARTYLDLAEEIMGSNWATAKTFRFGASGLYGVLADIIAGTAPAERTDGAY; via the coding sequence ATGTCGGATGCCGATCTCGCCCTGCGCGCGCTACGTCTGCTCGATCTGACGGATCTGTCCGACCAGGCAAGCGAGGCCGGCACGCTGCAGCTCTGCGCCCGCGCCGTTGCGGCACCCGGCCCAGTCGCGGCGATCTGCATCTGGCCGCAACTCCTCAAGCTGGCGCGCCAGACGCTGAAGGCGTCGCCGGTCAGGATCGCCACCGTGATCAACTTCCCGGCAGGAAACAGCAATTGCAATCTGATCGGCAGCGACATCACCGAAGCCATCGCCGATGGCGCCGACGAGATCGACCTCGTGCTGCCCTGGCGCGCTTTTCTTGCCGGCGATGCCGAGATCGCCCGCGAGATGGTCGCCGAAGCACGCGGCAGCTGCGGCGACAGGACGCTCAAGGTCATCCTCGAAACCGGCGAGTATCCGGACCAGGGTGCCGTGCGCGCGGCGTCCGAGCTCGCCATCGCGGCCGGCGCCGACTTCATCAAGACCTCGACCGGCAAGACCAAGACTTCCGCCACGCCGGCGGCCGCCCGCACCATGCTGGAGGCGATCAAGGCCTCGGGCAAGCCGGTCGGCCTGAAGCCTTCCGGCGGCCTGCGCACGCTCGCCGATGCCAGGACCTATCTCGACCTCGCCGAGGAGATCATGGGCTCGAACTGGGCGACGGCGAAGACGTTCCGCTTCGGCGCCAGCGGGCTCTACGGCGTGCTCGCCGACATCATCGCCGGCACGGCCCCGGCCGAACGGACCGACGGAGCCTATTGA
- a CDS encoding purine-nucleoside phosphorylase: protein MAADALFDQAASTLIDRGIDGGIDCAIVLGTGLGRIVEDMVEPISVPFEEIPGFPKGSVSGHAKRLSYGVLHGKRVLVFEGRAHFYETGDPAIMRVPLGMLAAFGSPPLILTNAAGSLKPDLRPGGLALITDHINFNGPNPLIGDAGDGRFVPMVDAYDPHLRTRLKKAAAASGANLGEGVYMWFSGPSFETPAEIKMAKTLGADLVGMSTVPEVILARRYGLRVAGISIVTNMGAGILGGAPSHGETRDVAATATTALRRVLRAFLGEL from the coding sequence ATGGCGGCTGATGCGCTTTTCGACCAAGCGGCATCGACACTGATCGATCGTGGCATCGATGGCGGCATCGACTGCGCCATCGTGCTCGGCACCGGGCTCGGCCGGATCGTCGAGGACATGGTCGAGCCGATCTCCGTCCCGTTCGAGGAGATCCCCGGCTTCCCGAAAGGCTCGGTCTCCGGCCATGCCAAGCGGCTGAGCTACGGCGTGCTGCACGGTAAGCGCGTGCTGGTCTTCGAGGGCCGCGCGCATTTCTACGAGACCGGCGACCCCGCCATCATGCGCGTGCCGCTCGGCATGCTCGCCGCCTTCGGCTCGCCGCCCCTGATTCTGACCAACGCCGCCGGCTCGCTCAAGCCGGATCTGCGCCCCGGCGGCCTCGCGCTGATCACCGACCATATCAACTTCAACGGCCCCAACCCGCTGATCGGCGACGCCGGCGACGGCCGCTTCGTGCCGATGGTCGACGCCTACGACCCGCATCTGCGCACCCGCCTGAAAAAGGCCGCAGCGGCCAGCGGCGCCAATCTCGGCGAGGGCGTCTATATGTGGTTCTCCGGGCCGAGCTTCGAGACGCCGGCCGAGATCAAGATGGCCAAGACGCTGGGCGCTGATCTCGTCGGGATGTCGACCGTGCCGGAGGTGATCCTGGCGCGACGCTACGGCCTGCGCGTCGCCGGCATCTCGATCGTCACCAATATGGGCGCCGGCATTTTGGGCGGCGCGCCCAGCCATGGCGAGACGCGCGACGTCGCGGCGACCGCAACCACGGCGCTGCGGCGGGTGCTGCGCGCCTTCCTGGGCGAGCTCTGA
- a CDS encoding cytidine deaminase — MSAEPDLDALFAAALAAQRRAYAPYSRFKVGAAILADDGAVYPGCNVENAAYPVGACAEAGAISAMIAGGAHAIRAILVIGDGAELVTPCGACRQRIREFAAPETPILIAGPEGIRARFSLTELLPASFGPANLPK; from the coding sequence GTGTCCGCAGAACCCGATCTCGACGCGCTCTTCGCCGCCGCTCTTGCCGCGCAGCGACGAGCTTACGCGCCCTATTCGCGCTTCAAGGTCGGCGCCGCCATCCTGGCCGATGACGGCGCGGTCTATCCCGGCTGCAATGTCGAGAACGCCGCCTATCCCGTCGGCGCCTGCGCCGAAGCCGGCGCGATCTCGGCGATGATCGCCGGCGGGGCGCATGCGATCCGCGCCATCCTCGTCATCGGCGACGGCGCCGAGCTGGTGACCCCCTGCGGCGCCTGCCGCCAGCGCATCCGCGAATTCGCAGCGCCGGAGACGCCGATCCTCATCGCCGGACCCGAGGGCATCCGTGCGCGTTTTTCGCTGACCGAGCTGTTGCCAGCCTCGTTCGGACCAGCCAACTTGCCGAAGTGA
- a CDS encoding ABC transporter permease translates to METVQTLAVILDSTIRLSIPLLCAALAGLWSERSGVVDIGLEGKMLIAAFASAVAAYHSGSAWAGLGAGMFAAIALSLVHGFAAITWRGNQIVSGVAINMLAVGLTAILGNAWYGQGGRTPNLEGAARFPELDLPLVETLKGIPVFGPIYDIAISGHAAPVYLAVLALVLTALTLKRTRFGLRLRAVGENPAAVDTAGVSVAGLRYAAVIICGALCGLGGTYLAVSQSAGFLPQMTAGKGFIALAAVIFANWRPWPALFACLLFGLLDAVAIRLQGVSLPGIGLVPVQAIQALPYVMTVVLLAGFIGKATPPKASGLPYVKER, encoded by the coding sequence ATGGAGACCGTCCAGACGCTCGCCGTTATCCTGGATTCGACGATCCGCCTGTCGATCCCGCTGCTCTGCGCCGCGCTGGCAGGGCTCTGGTCGGAACGCTCGGGCGTCGTCGACATCGGCCTCGAAGGCAAGATGCTGATCGCCGCCTTCGCCTCGGCAGTGGCCGCCTATCACAGCGGCTCGGCCTGGGCGGGGCTCGGGGCCGGCATGTTCGCCGCGATCGCGCTCTCGCTGGTGCACGGCTTTGCCGCGATCACCTGGCGCGGCAACCAGATCGTCTCCGGCGTCGCGATCAACATGCTGGCGGTCGGGCTCACCGCCATCCTCGGCAATGCCTGGTACGGCCAGGGCGGGCGCACGCCGAATCTCGAAGGCGCGGCGCGTTTTCCCGAGCTCGACCTGCCTTTGGTCGAGACGCTGAAGGGTATCCCGGTCTTCGGCCCGATCTACGACATCGCGATCTCCGGCCATGCCGCGCCGGTCTATCTCGCGGTGCTCGCCCTCGTGCTCACGGCGCTGACGCTGAAGCGCACCCGCTTCGGCCTGCGCCTGCGCGCCGTCGGCGAGAATCCCGCCGCGGTCGACACCGCCGGCGTCTCGGTTGCCGGCCTGCGCTATGCCGCCGTGATCATCTGCGGCGCGCTTTGCGGGCTGGGCGGCACCTATCTCGCCGTCTCGCAATCGGCTGGCTTCCTGCCGCAAATGACCGCCGGCAAGGGCTTCATCGCGCTCGCTGCCGTGATCTTCGCCAACTGGCGGCCCTGGCCGGCGCTGTTCGCCTGCCTGCTCTTCGGCCTGCTCGACGCGGTCGCGATAAGGCTTCAGGGCGTCAGCCTGCCCGGCATAGGCTTGGTGCCGGTTCAGGCGATCCAGGCCCTGCCCTATGTGATGACGGTCGTGCTGCTCGCCGGCTTCATCGGCAAGGCGACGCCGCCCAAGGCGTCGGGCCTGCCCTATGTCAAGGAACGCTGA
- a CDS encoding ABC transporter permease, giving the protein MSAAPIDLPRWADTALVPLVSVAAALVVAGLVVLSIGESPLEATALLLKGSLGSLEGLGFTLYYTTNFIFTGLAVAVAFHAGLFNIGGEGQATIAGIFAALACLWLAPLPGILLVPLAILAAAAGGALWAFIPGYLQATRGSHVVITTIMFNFIAATLIVYLLVEVMGKTGSMQPETPDFPKQAVLTPIHELLGAFGLKLPSTPLNTSFLLALASLVAVWALIYRSRLGYAIRTVGANPRAAAYAGISPARIIMVAMAISGALAGGLAVNEAMGVQHRLVLDFTAGYGFVGIAVALMGRGHPVGVGLAALLFGVLYQGGAELSFDKPTITRDMVVVIGGIVILFAGALDGLFRRLVASVLNLGRGG; this is encoded by the coding sequence ATGAGCGCCGCCCCGATCGACCTCCCCCGCTGGGCCGATACCGCTCTGGTGCCGCTGGTCTCGGTCGCGGCGGCCCTCGTCGTCGCCGGGCTCGTGGTGCTCTCGATCGGTGAAAGCCCGCTGGAGGCGACGGCGCTGCTGCTGAAGGGTTCGCTCGGCAGCCTCGAAGGCCTCGGCTTCACGCTCTACTACACCACTAATTTCATCTTCACCGGCCTTGCTGTCGCGGTCGCCTTCCACGCCGGTTTGTTCAATATCGGCGGCGAGGGCCAGGCGACCATCGCCGGCATCTTCGCCGCGCTCGCCTGTCTCTGGCTCGCGCCGCTGCCGGGCATATTGCTGGTGCCGCTCGCCATCCTCGCAGCCGCAGCGGGCGGGGCGCTCTGGGCTTTCATCCCCGGCTATCTGCAGGCGACCCGCGGCAGCCACGTCGTGATCACCACGATCATGTTCAATTTCATCGCCGCGACGCTGATCGTCTACCTCCTGGTCGAAGTGATGGGGAAAACCGGCTCAATGCAGCCGGAAACCCCGGACTTCCCCAAGCAGGCGGTGCTGACGCCGATCCACGAACTGCTCGGCGCCTTCGGCCTCAAGCTGCCCTCGACGCCGCTCAACACCTCGTTCCTGCTGGCGTTGGCATCCCTCGTCGCAGTCTGGGCGCTGATCTATCGCTCGCGGCTCGGCTATGCGATCCGCACCGTCGGCGCCAATCCCCGCGCCGCGGCCTATGCCGGCATCTCGCCGGCGCGGATCATCATGGTGGCGATGGCGATCTCGGGCGCGCTTGCCGGCGGGCTCGCGGTCAACGAAGCCATGGGCGTGCAGCATCGGCTGGTGCTCGACTTCACCGCCGGCTACGGCTTCGTCGGTATCGCAGTCGCGCTGATGGGGCGCGGCCATCCGGTCGGCGTCGGGCTCGCCGCCCTGCTCTTCGGCGTGCTCTATCAGGGCGGGGCAGAGCTCTCCTTCGACAAGCCAACGATCACCCGCGACATGGTCGTGGTGATCGGCGGCATCGTCATCCTGTTCGCCGGAGCGCTCGACGGGCTGTTCCGACGGCTGGTGGCCAGCGTGCTCAATCTCGGGCGCGGAGGCTAG
- a CDS encoding ABC transporter ATP-binding protein: MTSPHPAIELVGISKAFGPVKANKDVSLSVAASSIHGIVGENGAGKSTLMSILYGFYEADSGEIRVRGQARRIRSSSDAIAAGIGMVHQHFMLVEPLSVVENIVLGAEGGALLKRGIAKARAELERLSQEYGLAIDPDAIVGELSVGLQQRVEILKALYRGAQVLILDEPTAVLTPAEADQLFELLRALKAQGKTVILITHKLREIMAVTDRVSVMRRGEMVAHVETERTSPAELAEAMVGRRVLLRVEKAPRQRGAPVLDAAGLSVIDERGCETLRDASLTLHEGEIVGIAGVAGNGQSELLDVLAGLTQPSRGVIRLGGQILNAADRNPANLRKLGLMHIPEDRLRTGLVTAFAAAENAILGYHDDPAFGPGPFLSPTLVEQHARAGMQDYDVRPVDPSLKTAKFSGGNQQKIVLAREIERAPKVLLVGQPTRGVDIGAIEFIHRRLIALRDAGVAILLVSVELEEVMALSDRILALCGGQITGEREATTTDERDLGLLMAGVSERAA; the protein is encoded by the coding sequence GTGACGAGCCCGCATCCCGCTATCGAGCTAGTCGGTATCAGCAAGGCGTTCGGCCCGGTCAAGGCCAACAAGGACGTCTCGCTTTCGGTCGCCGCCAGCTCGATCCACGGCATCGTCGGCGAGAACGGCGCCGGAAAATCGACGCTGATGTCGATCCTCTACGGCTTCTACGAGGCCGATTCCGGCGAGATCCGGGTGCGCGGGCAAGCGCGGCGCATCCGCTCTTCCTCTGATGCGATCGCCGCGGGGATCGGCATGGTCCACCAGCACTTCATGCTGGTCGAGCCGCTCAGCGTCGTCGAGAACATCGTGCTCGGCGCCGAAGGCGGGGCGCTGCTCAAGCGCGGCATCGCCAAGGCACGAGCGGAGCTGGAACGGCTTTCCCAGGAATATGGCCTCGCCATCGATCCCGACGCGATCGTGGGGGAGCTCTCGGTCGGCCTGCAGCAGCGCGTCGAGATCCTGAAGGCGCTCTATCGCGGCGCGCAGGTGCTGATCCTCGACGAGCCGACGGCGGTGCTGACCCCGGCCGAAGCCGACCAGCTCTTCGAACTGCTGCGGGCGCTGAAGGCGCAGGGCAAGACGGTGATCCTGATCACCCACAAGCTGCGCGAGATCATGGCGGTGACCGACCGCGTCTCGGTGATGCGACGCGGCGAGATGGTCGCCCATGTCGAGACCGAACGGACCTCGCCGGCCGAGCTCGCCGAGGCGATGGTCGGCCGGCGCGTGCTGCTGCGCGTCGAGAAGGCGCCGCGCCAGCGCGGGGCGCCAGTGCTGGATGCCGCCGGCCTCTCCGTGATCGACGAACGCGGCTGCGAGACCCTGCGCGACGCCAGCCTGACCCTGCACGAAGGCGAGATCGTCGGCATTGCCGGCGTCGCCGGCAATGGCCAGAGCGAACTGCTCGACGTGCTGGCAGGGCTGACCCAGCCTTCGCGCGGCGTGATCCGGCTCGGCGGCCAGATCCTCAACGCCGCCGACCGCAACCCGGCCAATCTGCGCAAGCTCGGCCTGATGCACATCCCCGAGGACCGGCTCAGGACCGGGCTCGTCACCGCCTTCGCCGCGGCCGAGAACGCCATCCTCGGCTATCACGACGACCCGGCCTTCGGGCCCGGCCCCTTCCTGTCGCCGACTCTGGTCGAGCAGCATGCCCGTGCCGGCATGCAGGATTACGACGTCCGGCCAGTCGACCCTAGCCTGAAGACGGCGAAATTTTCCGGCGGCAACCAGCAGAAGATCGTGCTCGCCCGCGAGATCGAGCGGGCGCCGAAGGTGCTGCTGGTCGGCCAGCCGACGCGCGGCGTCGATATCGGCGCGATCGAGTTCATCCATCGCCGGCTGATCGCCCTGCGCGACGCCGGAGTCGCGATCCTGCTCGTCTCGGTCGAGCTTGAGGAGGTGATGGCGCTGTCCGACCGCATTCTCGCGCTCTGCGGCGGCCAGATCACCGGGGAGCGCGAGGCGACCACGACAGACGAGCGGGATCTCGGCCTGCTGATGGCCGGCGTCAGCGAGCGGGCGGCATGA
- a CDS encoding BMP family ABC transporter substrate-binding protein, which yields MRLKSLALALAGVALSAMTAVAQTAIKPAIVYDKGGKFDKSFNEGVFVGAEKFKAETGVEFRDFEPTNDAQIEQALRRFARDGHSPIIAVGFSQATALQKVAAEFPNLKFTIIDMVVELPNVQSVVFKEHEASYLVGLLASLASKTNKVGFVGGMDIPLIRKFACGYVQGVKAGKKDAEIFQNMTGSTPAAWNDPVKGGELAKSQIDRGADVIYHAAGGTGIGVLRAAADAGKLGIGVDSNQNMLHPGKVLTSMLKRVDVAAYTSFKEARDGTWKPGVSVLGLKEDGVGWALDDNNKALITPEMKAAADKARADIIAGTVKVHDYMSDSKCTM from the coding sequence ATGCGTTTGAAATCTCTCGCCCTCGCTCTGGCGGGCGTCGCCCTTTCGGCCATGACGGCCGTCGCCCAGACCGCGATCAAGCCGGCGATCGTCTATGACAAGGGCGGCAAGTTCGACAAATCCTTCAATGAAGGCGTCTTCGTCGGGGCCGAAAAATTCAAGGCCGAGACCGGCGTCGAGTTCCGCGATTTCGAGCCGACCAACGATGCCCAGATCGAGCAGGCGCTGCGCCGCTTCGCCCGCGACGGCCATTCGCCGATCATCGCGGTGGGCTTCTCGCAGGCGACCGCGCTGCAGAAGGTCGCAGCCGAATTCCCGAACCTGAAGTTCACCATCATCGACATGGTCGTCGAGCTGCCGAACGTGCAATCGGTGGTGTTCAAGGAGCATGAGGCCTCCTATCTCGTCGGCCTGCTCGCCAGCCTCGCCTCGAAGACCAACAAGGTCGGCTTCGTCGGCGGCATGGACATCCCGCTGATCCGCAAATTCGCGTGCGGCTACGTCCAGGGCGTCAAGGCCGGCAAGAAGGACGCCGAGATCTTCCAGAACATGACCGGCTCGACCCCGGCCGCCTGGAACGACCCCGTGAAGGGCGGCGAGCTCGCCAAGTCGCAGATCGACCGCGGTGCCGACGTGATCTACCACGCCGCCGGCGGCACCGGCATCGGCGTGCTGCGCGCTGCGGCGGATGCCGGCAAGCTCGGCATCGGCGTCGATTCCAACCAGAACATGCTGCACCCCGGCAAAGTGCTGACCTCGATGCTGAAGCGCGTCGACGTCGCCGCCTACACCTCGTTCAAGGAGGCGCGCGACGGCACCTGGAAGCCGGGCGTCTCGGTGCTCGGGCTGAAGGAGGACGGCGTCGGCTGGGCCCTCGACGACAACAACAAGGCGTTGATCACGCCCGAGATGAAGGCGGCCGCCGACAAGGCCCGCGCCGACATCATCGCCGGCACCGTCAAGGTCCACGACTACATGTCGGATTCCAAGTGCACGATGTGA